The stretch of DNA GCTCTATGCGGTGCGAAAGATCCGGCGGTGACGAAAGGGTTCTGGCCCCGAAAAAGAAAGGCTCCTTCTGGTTCAGGCTGCCTCGACGGCCTGCCCGGGCTTGCACAGATAGATGATCTGGCGTGCATCCTTGAAGTTGAACTTCTCGATGATGAGGTCGTTCTCCTTCAGTTTTTTCAGCGCATACCTGACCGTTCTGGGCGCAAGGCTGGAGGTCCGTACCAGATCCTTGTGCGTCATCGCACCCCCGTCCCCCAGGATCAGCAGGACCTTCCTGGAGGAAGGTGGGAGGGTCATGTGGTGCATGATATACACTTAACGGCGTTAACATATGAATGTATCGCCCATATATAAATGCGGGCTGAATATTATGATATGCTCGATCGCCGGGAAAACATGGCTTTGATCATCCTTATCGGCATTTTCCTTCTTCTCCTCGCTGCACACGGGGCGCTTGCCGCCGCCGGGAGTGCGACCTTCGCCGCCCCATGGGCCCCGGAGGCCGAGGACGGCACCTTCGTGGCCGTGCGCGGGACGGTGGACGACCTCCGCCACCTCACCGGCGGGCACCTCTCGGTGACGGTCGGGGGAGCGACCGTCTTTATCCCTGCACGAGTCTCTGATCGGCTGGACCTCAAGGAAGGGTTGAACGTGAGCGTTGCCGGGACCGTCCAGACCTACCTTGGAGAAAAAGAGATTGTGGTGCAGTTCCCCGGCGACGTCGCCGTCACTTGACCGGCATCGTCGCCCAGTCCGGGAGGGCCGGGGAGAACCCGAGCGCCCACATTACGATGGTGAAGAGGAAGAAGGTCCAGAGACCGACGCCGATGAAGTTCAGCACCCAGCCCGAGCGCATCAGGTCCTTCATGTCGATATACCCGGAGGCATAGGCGACGGCGTTCGGCGGCGTCGCCACCGGGAGCATGAAGGCCAGCGAGGTGCAGACCGCCGCCGTGAGCATGAGCATGTACGGGTTCATGTTCATCGAGACGGCGGTCACCGCCATGATCGGCATCATCAGGGATGCGATGGCGGTGTTCGAGGTCACCTCGGTCAGGAGGGAGATCCCGATCGCCACGAGCAGCACGAGAACGACGATCGGCAGGCCGCCGAACATGGCGATCTGGTCGACGATGAGTTTGGCAAGCCCGCTCTGGATGAAGGCGACCGAGAGGCAGAGACCGCCGCCGAAGAGGATCAGGATGCCCCAGGGTATCTTCACCGCCCATTCCCAGTCCATCGTATAGATCCCCTTTGCCCGGTCCACCGGGAGGAGGAAGAGGAGAAGGGCGCCGGCGATGGCGATCACCGAGTCGTCGATCCCCGGGAAGAACACGTCGAGGCCGGGGATGACGACCCCCTCGATGTTCTTCGTCTTCGCGAAGATCCAGGCGAAGGCGGTGAGCACGAAGATCATCAGGGTCCACCGCTCCCCCCGCGTCATCGGCCCGAGGTTCTCGATCTGGTGGGAGATGATATCCTTTGCATGGGCGATCTTCGCGGGGAGGTGACGGTACGACCCGTAGGTAAGCCATATCCAGGCGAGCAGGAGCAGGATCGCCGCGAGCGGGACGCCGAACTTCATCCACGAGAAAAAGTCGATCGCCGGGGCGGCCGGGAAGAGGGTCTTCATCTGGGCGGCAAAGATCCCGTTCGGCGGCGTGCCGATGAGGGTTGCAATCCCGCCGATGTTCGCCGCATAGGCGATGGAGATGACCAGCGCCTCGGAGAAATCGCGCTGTTCCTGGGTCATATCCTTGAGGAGTGTGCTGGCGTTGGGGATGATGGTGGTGATGATCGCGATCGCAATCGGGATCATCATCATCGCCGTCGCCGTATTGGAGATCCACATCGAGAGGAACGCCGTGGCGATCATGAAGCCCAGGATCAGCCGTTTCGGGCTTGTTCCCACGATATTGATGATATTCAGCGCGATACGCCGGTGAAGCCCCCACCGCTGCATCGACATGGCGATGATAAAACCGCCCATAAAGAGGAAGATGACCTTGTCGGCATAGGGCGCCGTCGCCTCCTTGGCGCTGAGAACGCCAAGGGCGGGAAAGAGCACTACCGGCAGAAGGGCCGTCGCTTCAAGGGGAATTGCCTCGGTGATCCACCATATGATCATCAGGAGCGTGACCGCCGCCACATATCTGGCCGATGTCGGCATCACGCTCTCACTGATGGGGGCGAACACCAGGGCCAAAAATACAAGCGGCCCGAGGACTCTCCCGATATTCTTTTTCATCGAACACAAAGATTGGAATTCGTTATATTTCTACTATTCCCTTCATGCGTGAAATGCCGCCCCGTTCCGGCAATCGCTGACATTTGGAGTGTATTCTCATTTTTGATGGTTCTGCGGCCGCAGCGGCCGTTTCCCTTTCCCGGTGGTTTTCAGGATTCTTCTGGAAAAGGAGGCCTTGCGTGGCCTTAAGATCGGGTGCGAACGAAAACCGGCGCTTACGAGATGGACCTGGTAATGCTGGCGTATTTTCCAGAAATCCGACCGTTTCGATGACTGGAGCGTGACATATCTATTTGGGTAGGTTTATCAGAATAAAGAATGAGATCTTAGCCCTATCCAGCAAGCAGGAGGATGGAGATGAAGACGAAGATGCATGATTTTGCCGGGCGCCACCCGTGGATCAAGCCCGCCGTGGTGATCGGTCTGGTTTCTTTCTGCGTCGCCCTTGAGGTGCTCATCCATGCCTACCTGAATATCGCGGTGGCCTTCACCCACATCTTCTATCTCCCGATCGTCATCGCCGGGATCTGGTACTATAAAAAAGCCGTCGTGATCGCCCTGCTCCTCGGGGCGATGCACATCGCCGTCGAATATTTCACGATGGGTTTTGTCTTCGAGCCGGCGGCCCTCGTTCGGGCGGCGATGTTCGTCGTGGTCGCCTTTGTGATCGGGTCCCTCTCAGAATCAAAAGACCTTTTCGCCGCCGAACGGGAGCGGAAACATAAGGCCCTCGTCGGGTTCATCGCCGAGGTCGGGCTGCGGATCAAGACGCCGATGAGCGTGATCCGCGAGAACCTCGGTGAGATCGGCCGCGGCATCGAGACCGGCGAGATGGAAAAGGAAGAGGTTTTAGCCGCCCTGCAGGTCCAGATCAGCCATGCCGAAAAGATTCTCGCCACGCTGAGGGAGTTGAACCAGGGCGTCGTCGATGAGCAGAAGGACATCCCGGAGTCGTACAGAGATCTCCTGACCCGGTGAGGCCATGACATTCTCCCTCCACGGAACCGATGATAAAAAACTCTATCTGCTGCTTTCCTCGGCGCAGACGATGAAACAGGCGAACCTCTCGATTGTCAGGGAGATCACCGCCTCGGGCAATGCCGCCATCGTCATCACCACGAATCAGCCGTATCTGATCCTGAAAAAGCTCTACGGGCGCGAGGGGATCGATCTCTCGAAGGTCCATTTCGTCGACGCCATCACGCGCTACGCCATCGGGAAGGTGCCCGACGACGCTGCAAACGCCATCTTCGTCAACAGCCCCGAAAACCTCACCGACATGGGCATCGCCATCACCCAGACCCTCAAGGAGATGGAGGGGCAGAACATCTTTGTCGTCTTTGACTCGGTCTCGACGATGCTCATCTATCTCTCGTCGGTGAATATCTCGAAGTTCATCCACTTCGTTTCGAGCCGTTTAAAAATTCTCGACGTTTCAGGCATTTTTCTCGCCGTCGAGAAGGGGCTTGACCCCCTTCTCCTGACCCAGCTCACCACCTTCGTCGACGAGGTGGTCGATCTCGACGAGTCCGCGGAAGGGTGACGGCCGGGCTCAGCCGGTCGTTCTCCCGCGTTCTGCGGCGTTTACCTCGCCCGAGCGGTCGCCCGAGAGGTCGGCCGCGGCAAAACCCCCGCTCTCGGGGAGCGAGAGCCTGAGGTTGGGCGTGATGTCGAGGGCCACCCTGACTCGGTCTGCCGTGCAGTCGAGGAGGTGCCCGCCGCCTGTGCGGTCGTCTGAGAGGTAGTGGAGGTGGAAACCGGCGACGTTGATCCCGGCCATATACTGCGGGAGGTAAAAGCCGACAAGGGTGCCCTCGGTCCGGTCGAAGGTGAAGAGGTGCTGCGAGGCGGTCACCTCGACCAGGGGCGGGTAGGGTCTGGTCTGTGCGTCCACGCTCCGGGTGGTGAGGTTTGTGAACCGGCCTTTCACGATGACGGCGACCGGGTGGTTGGGGGAGGGCAGGGCGTCTTCGATCGCCGCCTCCAGGTCTGCGAGGGAGACGGGGCCGTCGAGGTCGAAGGCGATGTCTTCGTCGAAGACGGTGACCGCCGCAAAGGCCGTCCTGGTGGCGAGGTCGATCCGGCCGACGGCCCCGTCGCCGCGGATCTGCCAGACCTCTCCGTCCAGGATGACGATCTCGCCGTCGAGACCCTCGGGCGTCCCGATGCCGGTGTCGCCGCGCTCGGTGAGTGCGCCGAACTCCTCGACGCCGTCATAGACGCCTTCGAGAAGGGCGCCGATCGTCGAGACCTGGTAGATCGTCTCGGTCGTCTCCTCCCCGTCATCGGCCCACCGCACCGTCGAGGAGACCATGAAGCCGGCCGAGACGATCAGGAGGATCAGGAGGGCGGAAATCCGCCACATATGCGGGATCACGCCCCGCACTCCCGGCCGGCCCTGGCGACGGTCGTCTTCCTGCCGATGATCACCGAGTAGGTGTCTGCCTCCCGGTTGTACCTGACCGTCGCGTTCCTGATGATCAGGATCTCACCGTATGGGCCGCTCAGAAGCGGTTCGTTCCCTTCGTTCCGGGAATATTCGGGCAGGACCGCATAGACCGGCTTTTTCGGGGTCCCGTCGCAGATCTTCACCACGTGCCGCCCGGGTTCGCCGATATCGGCCGACATCCTGGCGGCGCAGAGGTGGATCCGTTTTTCCACATGGTCGGCGAGGGCGCCGAGACGGGCGGCCTTCAGGTTCTTGCCGATGCGGTAGCCTTCCCGGGTGAACCCGTCCTTCCGCAGCACGAGATGGGAGAACTTGATGTCGGTGTTGCGGTAGCGGTAGCCCTCCTCGCCGGCGGCGACCAGGGCCTCCATCAGCCGCGGCGGCCTCACCTCCGGGCCCGTGGTGAAGGTCCAGCACCGGTCAGGACGGCAGGGCTCGCCCCAGAGGTGCGTGCAGGGGGCGTAGACCGAAAGGCCGGCATCGACGAGGGCGCGCTGCACCTCGCGCAGGGCGGTGGAGGCGTCCTTCTCCGCGGGCTCGACGATGAGGATGGTGCCGTCAGGCGCAAGCCTCTCCCCGAACCTGGCGACCATCGCCGCCTTTTCTTCCGGGCCGCGGCCCGGGATCTCGTTGAGGACGTTGGAGAAGACGATCAGGTCGTAGGGCCCCTGCAGGGTTCCTGCCGGCGGGTCGAGGAGGTCGCCTGCCACCGGGCGCCCGACGGTGACGAGCCCCTTCTTCTCCGCGGCCGGAGGCACCAGCGCCATATACGCCTCGATGTTCTCCTCGGAAATATCGATGGCGTCGATCCGGGCCGTTGCGCCCTTCACCCTCCCCAGATAATCGGCGATCGCAAGCGAGACGACGCCGGGGCCG from Methanofollis liminatans DSM 4140 encodes:
- a CDS encoding winged helix-turn-helix domain-containing protein; translated protein: MHHMTLPPSSRKVLLILGDGGAMTHKDLVRTSSLAPRTVRYALKKLKENDLIIEKFNFKDARQIIYLCKPGQAVEAA
- a CDS encoding SLC13 family permease; its protein translation is MKKNIGRVLGPLVFLALVFAPISESVMPTSARYVAAVTLLMIIWWITEAIPLEATALLPVVLFPALGVLSAKEATAPYADKVIFLFMGGFIIAMSMQRWGLHRRIALNIINIVGTSPKRLILGFMIATAFLSMWISNTATAMMMIPIAIAIITTIIPNASTLLKDMTQEQRDFSEALVISIAYAANIGGIATLIGTPPNGIFAAQMKTLFPAAPAIDFFSWMKFGVPLAAILLLLAWIWLTYGSYRHLPAKIAHAKDIISHQIENLGPMTRGERWTLMIFVLTAFAWIFAKTKNIEGVVIPGLDVFFPGIDDSVIAIAGALLLFLLPVDRAKGIYTMDWEWAVKIPWGILILFGGGLCLSVAFIQSGLAKLIVDQIAMFGGLPIVVLVLLVAIGISLLTEVTSNTAIASLMMPIMAVTAVSMNMNPYMLMLTAAVCTSLAFMLPVATPPNAVAYASGYIDMKDLMRSGWVLNFIGVGLWTFFLFTIVMWALGFSPALPDWATMPVK
- a CDS encoding DUF4118 domain-containing protein; its protein translation is MKTKMHDFAGRHPWIKPAVVIGLVSFCVALEVLIHAYLNIAVAFTHIFYLPIVIAGIWYYKKAVVIALLLGAMHIAVEYFTMGFVFEPAALVRAAMFVVVAFVIGSLSESKDLFAAERERKHKALVGFIAEVGLRIKTPMSVIRENLGEIGRGIETGEMEKEEVLAALQVQISHAEKILATLRELNQGVVDEQKDIPESYRDLLTR
- a CDS encoding DUF7504 family protein gives rise to the protein MTFSLHGTDDKKLYLLLSSAQTMKQANLSIVREITASGNAAIVITTNQPYLILKKLYGREGIDLSKVHFVDAITRYAIGKVPDDAANAIFVNSPENLTDMGIAITQTLKEMEGQNIFVVFDSVSTMLIYLSSVNISKFIHFVSSRLKILDVSGIFLAVEKGLDPLLLTQLTTFVDEVVDLDESAEG
- the budA gene encoding acetolactate decarboxylase, yielding MIPHMWRISALLILLIVSAGFMVSSTVRWADDGEETTETIYQVSTIGALLEGVYDGVEEFGALTERGDTGIGTPEGLDGEIVILDGEVWQIRGDGAVGRIDLATRTAFAAVTVFDEDIAFDLDGPVSLADLEAAIEDALPSPNHPVAVIVKGRFTNLTTRSVDAQTRPYPPLVEVTASQHLFTFDRTEGTLVGFYLPQYMAGINVAGFHLHYLSDDRTGGGHLLDCTADRVRVALDITPNLRLSLPESGGFAAADLSGDRSGEVNAAERGRTTG
- a CDS encoding small ribosomal subunit Rsm22 family protein — translated: MTRPDAPLHLSPGEEMKQNEFFASPRVPRRLERLIEEYIEKKTGKTWNDPVVLERIRSAVVAQKWGYWARGRRRKISYAKGYDVLAYLAYQFPVYLVQSELLLHGLVADGLIPRTMRVLDAGCGPGVVSLAIADYLGRVKGATARIDAIDISEENIEAYMALVPPAAEKKGLVTVGRPVAGDLLDPPAGTLQGPYDLIVFSNVLNEIPGRGPEEKAAMVARFGERLAPDGTILIVEPAEKDASTALREVQRALVDAGLSVYAPCTHLWGEPCRPDRCWTFTTGPEVRPPRLMEALVAAGEEGYRYRNTDIKFSHLVLRKDGFTREGYRIGKNLKAARLGALADHVEKRIHLCAARMSADIGEPGRHVVKICDGTPKKPVYAVLPEYSRNEGNEPLLSGPYGEILIIRNATVRYNREADTYSVIIGRKTTVARAGRECGA